From one Nematostella vectensis chromosome 7, jaNemVect1.1, whole genome shotgun sequence genomic stretch:
- the LOC5500460 gene encoding uncharacterized protein LOC5500460 isoform X1 — MQCDNCRRVVEILLLLTGILLIKGDTDLEHVKAVWSRYAQLSNGVSSYRSEYQPGTGACAIDPLAPLNSEPGWVVVAAGKEEYLKSLGCGMCVEIMVSGQAVSTAHGSEPPMNGSLKATIVDLCGGCQQGGFNLYVPGYGTWKTSFKSIECPKLAGQDGKIQFRFFASNPWSIKLQVRNSKVVTAGLEILHNNRWICMRRTDDNYFTISGIGELKFPIKVRVTSIANERLESTITRLVNDVSIPTTIQYKGFIEDSIPEKIKCYGQGDENASLKRTKTEITSPNSTFNHASRVSPYTTSNPTTDTPIPHNTATPTLNQMLPTNTPSPLVQNGSHHFIYYHGEDQLSNGEKSTSQDNSIIITQDRTSLNNTSSSAPDKSPILTDMKDFAQTFPTEGTPKYSNKDGMFCERNGDGIYAEKENCYGFVLCGGGIAHKKTCPPGLIFNTDLMVCDWSHEVKCNPDNDVIGR, encoded by the exons ATGCAATGTGATAACTGCCGGCGAGTCGTGGAAATACTATTACTGTTGACTGGTATTCTCTTAATAAAG GGCGACACCGACTTAGAGCACGTCAAAGCGGTTTGGAGCAGATACGCACAGCTCTCCAATGGCGTG TCCAGCTATCGCAGCGAGTACCAGCCTGGTACTGGAGCATGCGCAATTGATCCACTAGCACCACTGAATAGCGAGCCTGGTTGGGTCGTGGTGGCAGCCGGGAAGGAAGAGTACCTGAAGTCCTTGGGATGCGGCATGTGCGTGGAAATCATGGTCAGCGGTCAAGCCGTAAGTACTGCGCATGGCTCGGAGCCTCCAATGAATGGATCACTCAAAGCGACGATTGTGGACTTGTGCGGAGGGTGCCAACAAG GAGGCTTCAATTTGTATGTTCCCGGGTACGGCACATGGAAAACTTCATTCAAATCGATAGAGTGTCCAAAACTTGCCGGACAGGACGGAAAAATCCAGTTCAGATTCTTTGCAAGTAACCCCTGGTCGATCAAACTTCAGGTGCGCAACTCAAA GGTTGTGACAGCAGGTTTAGAAATTCTACATAACAACCGTTGGATCTGCATGCGACGCACCGATGATAACTACTTCACTATCAGTGGGATAGGCGAGCTCAAGTTCCCTATTAAAGTGCGTGTGACGAGCATTGCCAACGAACGGCTTGAGAGCACGATAACGAGGCTAGTGAATGACGTCAGCATACCAACTACTATTCAGTACAAGGGTTTTATAGAAG ATAGCATACCTGAGAAGATCAAGTGCTACGGACAGGGAGATGAGAATGCCTCCTTAAAGCGAACTAAGACTGAGATAACATCACCAAACTCCACCTTTAATCATGCCAGTCGGGTGTCACCTTACACTACAAGTAACCCTACCACCGACACGCCAATACCTCACAACACTGCAACACCTACGTTAAACCAGATGCTACCTACGAACACCCCAAGCCCTCTCGTACAAAATGGATCACATCACTTCATCTATTATCATGGAGAAGACCAGTTATCAAATGGAGAAAAGTCTACTTCACAGGATAACAGTATCATAATAACACAAGATCGAACGTCACTCAACAACACCTCAAGTTCTGCACCAGACAAATCTCCAATCCTAACAGACATGAAAGACTTTGCTCAGACATTCCCTACTGAAGGCACTCCAAAATATAGCAATAAAG aTGGTATGTTCTGCGAGAGAAATGGTGATGGGATCTACGCAGAGAAAGAGAACTGTTACGGGTTCGTGCTTTGTGGCGGCGGCATCGCCCACAAGAAGACATGCCCACCAGGTCTGATCTTCAACACGGATCTCATGGTCTGCGACTGGTCACATGAAGTAAAATGCAACCCTGACAACGACGTCATTGGACGTTAA
- the LOC5500460 gene encoding uncharacterized protein LOC5500460 isoform X2, protein MACYRSEYQPGTGACAIDPLAPLNSEPGWVVVAAGKEEYLKSLGCGMCVEIMVSGQAVSTAHGSEPPMNGSLKATIVDLCGGCQQGGFNLYVPGYGTWKTSFKSIECPKLAGQDGKIQFRFFASNPWSIKLQVRNSKVVTAGLEILHNNRWICMRRTDDNYFTISGIGELKFPIKVRVTSIANERLESTITRLVNDVSIPTTIQYKGFIEDSIPEKIKCYGQGDENASLKRTKTEITSPNSTFNHASRVSPYTTSNPTTDTPIPHNTATPTLNQMLPTNTPSPLVQNGSHHFIYYHGEDQLSNGEKSTSQDNSIIITQDRTSLNNTSSSAPDKSPILTDMKDFAQTFPTEGTPKYSNKDGMFCERNGDGIYAEKENCYGFVLCGGGIAHKKTCPPGLIFNTDLMVCDWSHEVKCNPDNDVIGR, encoded by the exons ATGGCGTG CTATCGCAGCGAGTACCAGCCTGGTACTGGAGCATGCGCAATTGATCCACTAGCACCACTGAATAGCGAGCCTGGTTGGGTCGTGGTGGCAGCCGGGAAGGAAGAGTACCTGAAGTCCTTGGGATGCGGCATGTGCGTGGAAATCATGGTCAGCGGTCAAGCCGTAAGTACTGCGCATGGCTCGGAGCCTCCAATGAATGGATCACTCAAAGCGACGATTGTGGACTTGTGCGGAGGGTGCCAACAAG GAGGCTTCAATTTGTATGTTCCCGGGTACGGCACATGGAAAACTTCATTCAAATCGATAGAGTGTCCAAAACTTGCCGGACAGGACGGAAAAATCCAGTTCAGATTCTTTGCAAGTAACCCCTGGTCGATCAAACTTCAGGTGCGCAACTCAAA GGTTGTGACAGCAGGTTTAGAAATTCTACATAACAACCGTTGGATCTGCATGCGACGCACCGATGATAACTACTTCACTATCAGTGGGATAGGCGAGCTCAAGTTCCCTATTAAAGTGCGTGTGACGAGCATTGCCAACGAACGGCTTGAGAGCACGATAACGAGGCTAGTGAATGACGTCAGCATACCAACTACTATTCAGTACAAGGGTTTTATAGAAG ATAGCATACCTGAGAAGATCAAGTGCTACGGACAGGGAGATGAGAATGCCTCCTTAAAGCGAACTAAGACTGAGATAACATCACCAAACTCCACCTTTAATCATGCCAGTCGGGTGTCACCTTACACTACAAGTAACCCTACCACCGACACGCCAATACCTCACAACACTGCAACACCTACGTTAAACCAGATGCTACCTACGAACACCCCAAGCCCTCTCGTACAAAATGGATCACATCACTTCATCTATTATCATGGAGAAGACCAGTTATCAAATGGAGAAAAGTCTACTTCACAGGATAACAGTATCATAATAACACAAGATCGAACGTCACTCAACAACACCTCAAGTTCTGCACCAGACAAATCTCCAATCCTAACAGACATGAAAGACTTTGCTCAGACATTCCCTACTGAAGGCACTCCAAAATATAGCAATAAAG aTGGTATGTTCTGCGAGAGAAATGGTGATGGGATCTACGCAGAGAAAGAGAACTGTTACGGGTTCGTGCTTTGTGGCGGCGGCATCGCCCACAAGAAGACATGCCCACCAGGTCTGATCTTCAACACGGATCTCATGGTCTGCGACTGGTCACATGAAGTAAAATGCAACCCTGACAACGACGTCATTGGACGTTAA